A region from the Sulfurospirillum tamanense genome encodes:
- a CDS encoding Crp/Fnr family transcriptional regulator, whose translation MQSQISPVFLDSISLFSGLDESILQQLCACCKISHHASGETLYYEKEEDPYLHFIVYGGVKFYKVDRYDNEIFLYHLGANTLVFDVAKICQDHCFVCYANAEFTQDSEVLSFESEAFRAVLKATPALMQRILKESFRAISQLQCIINRDVVFDGSAKVAHMIVSDLENFNTLKKHEIAYMLHIQPETLSRILKKLERNGVIAIEKNCVIIRDENALREIYE comes from the coding sequence ATGCAAAGTCAAATCTCTCCTGTTTTCTTAGATTCGATCTCTCTTTTTTCAGGACTAGATGAGTCTATCTTGCAGCAGTTGTGCGCCTGTTGCAAGATCTCCCACCATGCTAGCGGCGAGACCCTCTATTATGAAAAAGAAGAAGACCCTTATTTGCATTTTATTGTATATGGCGGAGTGAAATTTTACAAAGTTGACCGTTACGATAATGAAATTTTCCTTTACCATTTGGGTGCTAACACCTTGGTGTTTGATGTGGCAAAAATCTGCCAAGACCACTGTTTTGTCTGCTATGCCAACGCAGAATTTACCCAAGATAGCGAAGTATTGTCTTTTGAGAGCGAGGCATTTCGTGCGGTGCTAAAAGCCACACCCGCACTTATGCAACGCATATTAAAAGAGTCTTTTCGGGCTATTTCTCAACTTCAGTGCATCATCAACCGCGACGTAGTATTTGATGGCTCAGCCAAAGTGGCGCACATGATTGTGAGTGATTTGGAAAATTTTAATACCCTCAAAAAACACGAAATTGCCTACATGCTACACATTCAGCCCGAAACCCTTTCACGCATTTTGAAAAAACTAGAGCGCAACGGCGTGATTGCAATCGAAAAAAACTGTGTTATTATCCGCGACGAAAACGCGTTAAGAGAAATTTATGAATAG
- the ccsA gene encoding cytochrome c biogenesis protein, producing MVKRIVGSFWLMLVLFLTLGISAGVATFVENDYGTSTARVGVYEAWWFELLLALLCLNMVAVMLKTRMVRHVPRFLFHGAFVLIILGAALTRYFGVEGVLNLPQGERVQGFLSAQNSIALTLNKEGKTQTHAFAYTANAWYNSFGKSVEFEGQKVRLHVKRVEIEKKGLATKATLEMELFYKDITRRVHLEEYALRMAEPMIFTLGDMHVALSYGAAFVPLPFAVELEEFEIVYYPGGASPATYSSQVRIEGQSYPVGMNAPLRLKGYTFYQSSYDEHGSILWVNKDPGKWPTYAGYGLLFLGLIWNLLDPRSRVRTLMAKVRAHEAALGVLLLFTLSAPLQAQTYEELYLEEHKKGSVALAQAFGELVVQTRAGRMKPMDTLNREILRKLTGKETYFGMSANQVVLGMLTHQRLWKRLPLIKVKDPKVKELIGLSPETSLAKFEDFFRGNVYKLEVLVHQAHQTRPANRGTYEKELIRVDERLNVAIMSFYGALFRFFPDPEDVHAPWLSMDAMWAQKAHGMHRATQRFMDRVFARDYAGAMEPLDEIATYAKTFGEPYLLSSARIHAELWLNRLGIFPRLIGWYVGLGVLSLVLAFVYLGGNRPKTWLHRALFGTLAALFVAHIGGIVLRWYVGGFIPMSNTYESIVYIAWSCALAGLVLFRRSFFGLSAALLLAGIFMLVAHLGNIDPQITPLVPVLHSFWLSVHVSVITASYGFLGVGALLGAMSLLLLALAKPLHVKQKNVAYLAWVNEIALIIGLTLLVIGNFLGGIWANESWGRYWGWDPKETWTFVSILLYALVVHWRFLPKLYSVFSFSLLSLLSFGSILMTYFGVNFYLAGLHSYATGDPVPLPAWVFGILGAVAVLAGAAYKNQSYINKE from the coding sequence ATGGTAAAACGCATAGTAGGTTCTTTTTGGTTGATGCTAGTGTTGTTTTTAACTCTTGGAATAAGTGCAGGTGTGGCGACTTTTGTAGAGAATGATTATGGCACATCCACCGCGCGCGTGGGGGTGTATGAAGCGTGGTGGTTTGAGTTGCTTTTGGCGCTGTTGTGTCTCAACATGGTGGCTGTGATGCTCAAAACACGCATGGTGCGCCACGTGCCACGTTTTCTTTTTCACGGAGCCTTTGTGCTTATCATACTAGGCGCGGCATTGACGCGGTATTTTGGTGTGGAAGGGGTGCTAAACTTGCCCCAGGGCGAGAGGGTTCAAGGCTTTTTAAGTGCGCAAAACAGCATTGCTTTGACCTTAAATAAAGAAGGAAAAACCCAAACCCATGCCTTTGCCTATACTGCAAACGCATGGTATAACTCCTTTGGCAAAAGTGTCGAATTTGAGGGCCAAAAAGTACGTTTACATGTAAAGCGTGTGGAGATTGAAAAAAAAGGTTTAGCGACTAAGGCGACCCTTGAGATGGAGTTGTTTTATAAAGACATTACGCGCCGTGTGCACCTAGAGGAATACGCCTTAAGAATGGCAGAACCGATGATTTTTACCCTCGGCGACATGCATGTAGCGCTTTCGTATGGTGCAGCTTTTGTGCCCCTACCTTTTGCGGTGGAACTTGAAGAATTTGAGATTGTCTATTACCCCGGAGGCGCTTCGCCCGCGACATACAGTAGCCAGGTACGTATTGAAGGCCAAAGTTACCCCGTCGGCATGAACGCCCCTTTGCGTCTTAAGGGATACACTTTTTACCAAAGCTCTTATGATGAACACGGAAGCATTTTGTGGGTCAATAAAGACCCTGGTAAATGGCCCACGTACGCAGGGTATGGACTCTTGTTTTTAGGCCTGATATGGAACCTTTTGGACCCGCGCTCACGGGTGCGTACGCTCATGGCTAAAGTGCGTGCCCACGAAGCCGCCCTTGGTGTGTTGCTGTTGTTTACCCTTAGCGCGCCCTTGCAAGCCCAAACCTACGAAGAGCTCTATTTGGAGGAGCATAAAAAAGGCTCTGTGGCTCTGGCCCAAGCGTTTGGGGAGCTAGTAGTGCAAACGCGTGCGGGGCGCATGAAGCCCATGGACACACTCAACCGCGAGATTTTGCGCAAACTTACGGGAAAAGAGACTTACTTTGGCATGAGTGCTAACCAAGTGGTGCTAGGGATGCTCACCCATCAACGCCTTTGGAAACGCCTACCCCTCATTAAGGTAAAAGACCCTAAAGTTAAAGAACTTATTGGCTTATCCCCAGAGACCTCTTTAGCGAAATTTGAAGATTTTTTTCGGGGTAATGTGTATAAGTTGGAAGTCTTGGTCCACCAAGCCCACCAAACCAGACCCGCCAACCGTGGCACTTATGAAAAAGAGTTGATTCGCGTGGATGAGCGGTTGAATGTGGCTATTATGAGCTTTTATGGGGCGTTGTTTCGGTTTTTTCCAGACCCCGAAGATGTACACGCTCCGTGGCTGAGTATGGATGCCATGTGGGCTCAAAAAGCCCACGGTATGCACCGTGCGACCCAGCGATTCATGGATCGTGTGTTTGCCCGCGATTACGCAGGAGCGATGGAGCCTTTGGATGAAATTGCAACTTACGCCAAAACATTTGGAGAGCCTTACTTGTTGAGCTCTGCCCGCATTCATGCAGAGTTGTGGCTTAATCGCTTGGGGATTTTCCCCCGCTTGATTGGGTGGTATGTGGGGCTTGGGGTGTTGAGTTTGGTTTTGGCTTTTGTGTATCTTGGGGGCAATCGCCCAAAAACATGGTTGCACCGTGCGCTCTTTGGCACGTTGGCGGCGTTGTTTGTGGCGCATATTGGCGGGATTGTGTTGCGGTGGTATGTGGGTGGGTTTATTCCTATGAGCAATACCTACGAGTCCATCGTCTACATCGCGTGGTCGTGCGCGCTCGCGGGGCTTGTGCTGTTTCGCCGTTCGTTTTTTGGATTAAGCGCGGCGTTGTTACTCGCAGGTATTTTTATGTTGGTGGCACATTTGGGGAACATTGATCCTCAAATCACTCCTTTGGTGCCTGTGCTACACTCTTTTTGGCTTAGCGTACATGTTTCTGTTATTACGGCAAGTTACGGATTTTTGGGCGTTGGGGCTCTTTTGGGCGCCATGAGTTTGCTCCTGTTGGCCTTAGCCAAACCTTTACATGTAAAGCAAAAAAATGTGGCGTATTTGGCGTGGGTGAATGAAATCGCGCTCATCATTGGCTTGACGCTTTTGGTTATCGGGAATTTTCTTGGTGGTATTTGGGCTAATGAGTCGTGGGGGCGGTATTGGGGATGGGACCCCAAAGAGACGTGGACTTTTGTATCCATTCTTTTGTATGCCCTTGTGGTGCACTGGCGGTTTTTACCAAAGCTTTACAGTGTGTTTAGCTTTTCCCTTCTCTCTCTTCTCTCCTTTGGGTCGATTTTAATGACCTATTTTGGGGTAAATTTTTACCTCGCAGGATTGCATTCGTATGCCACAGGGGACCCTGTGCCTCTTCCTGCGTGGGTATTTGGAATCTTGGGCGCGGTGGCCGTGTTGGCTGGGGCAGCCTATAAAAATCAATCTTATATCAACAAGGAATAA